A region of Tigriopus californicus strain San Diego chromosome 7, Tcal_SD_v2.1, whole genome shotgun sequence DNA encodes the following proteins:
- the LOC131882969 gene encoding TAF6-like RNA polymerase II p300/CBP-associated factor-associated factor 65 kDa subunit 6L, translating to MLCSHCSVVLPSKAKTQLRLTMERKASFEEKRYVQLPPESVHILAETVGIDSLNPNVSRALSEDVSYRTRELAHVCGQFMRHSKRKTLTIEDMNRAMRWYNVQPIYGYESSEDSQPNFKFVEEADVFVEDDEHVSLENLAMNNTPLDLNPEPSVTATWIAIEGTPVSEEDPAKGIEYPQNANLSGPLMQYYQATTAAILGTSEATLSTLLEDIKSNPKISPLLPFFISFIRTGIQKHADDKLFTTRILDLIQALFTNPYLNFSPKPYLSHLVTALLSTLITDRRAPHNRPNGELPNNVSDIHSNDLNFEHVSTAARILKHVLDKWSTSVNQLAVQTHKALKDSLMDEKTSSPSQYGALYALYTLFKSDFEPILSIYIRRLDAEMTESSRDPLKLRLYSLARDFALVILRRQNKLGEGQSDGSRLYQEFYEYFGDSLAMFPLVPVPQVNLPKADLIGKLKVKKLDGLKNGAVIQSFSPVTSSSSYNQGTDFQYFANCEVPMDIFENDSLENQVPQSSSSSTTPTNSKRLSNRMNTWFEVDTECKPDRGQIILNFGLPTPYSQLMNRANARQIQPNGLAMPNPYTPCVGSRMNQPWTSPRYKAQRLLCGSLSSLL from the exons ACTGACCATGGAGAGAAAGGCCAGTTTCGAAGAAAAGCGTTACGTCCAGCTTCCCCCTGAGTCGGTTCATATCTTGGCTGAGACCGTTGGAATTGACAGCCTCAATCCGAATGTGTCCAGAGCTTTATCCGAAGATGTCTCCTATCGAACCCGTGAATTGGCCCAT GTCTGCGGGCAATTCATGCGGCATAGCAAACGAAAGACCCTGACCATTGAGGACATGAATCGTGCCATGCGTTGGTACAACGTCCAGCCAATATACGGCTACGAGAGCTCGGAGGACAGCCAGCCCAACTTCAAGTTCGTCGAAGAGGCGGACGTCTTCGTTGAGGATGACGAGCACGTTAGTCTCGAGAACTTGGCCATGAATAACACGCCTTTAGATCTGAACCCGGAACCGTCTGTGACAG CCACGTGGATTGCCATTGAGGGAACACCAGTTTCGGAAGAGGACCCAGCCAAAGGGATTGAATACCCTCAGAACGCAAATCTCTCCGGACCACTCATGCAGTACTATCAGGCTACAACCGCAGCCATTCTGGGCACTTCCGAGGCCACATTGTCAACTCTGCTCGAGGACATCAAGTCCAACCCCAAGATCTCGCCCCTCCTACCTTTCTTCATTAGTTTTATTCGCACGGGTATTCAAAAGCATGCCGACGACAAATTGTTCACGACACGGATCTTGGACCTCATCCAGGCTCTTTTCACCAATCCTTATCTAAACTTCAGCCCGAAACCCTAT TTGAGTCATCTGGTCACGGCCTTGTTATCGACTTTGATCACGGACCGACGAGCCCCTCACAATCGTCCGAATGGGGAACTTCCTAACAATGTCAGTGATATTCACTCCAATGACCTCAACTTTGAGCACGTGTCAACCGCTGCCCGCATCTTGAAGCACGTGCTCGACAAATGGTCCACGTCAGTCAACCAATTGGCCGTTCAAACCCATAAGGCTCTCAAGGACTCTCTTATGGACGAGAAAACCTCGTCTCCCAGCCAATATGGAGCATTATACGCCTTGTACACGCTCTTTAAATCTGATTTCGAGCCAATCTTGAGCATTTACATCCGCAGATTGGACGCAGAAATGACAGAGTCATCAAGAGACCCCCTAAAATTACGGTTATATTCGTTGGCTCGTGATTTTGCTTTGGTCATTTTGAGACGACAAAACAAGTTGGGAGAGGGTCAATCCGATGGTTCTCGACTCTATCAAGAATTCTACGAGTATTTTGGCGATTCATTGGCCATGTTTCCACTAGTTCCTGTCCCACAGGTAAATCTGCCTAAAGCGGATCTGATTGGGAAACTCAAGGTCAAGAAGTTGGACGGGCTCAAAAATGGGGCTGTAATACAGTCCTTCTCGCCCGTGACTTCTTCGTCATCCTACAATCAGGGGACGGATTTCCAATATTTCGCAAATTGTGAAGTGCCCATGGACATCTTTGAGAATGACTCTCTGGAGAATCAAGTGCCTCAATCGTCTTCCTCATCCACCACACCCACAAATAGTAAGCGACTCTCCAATCGAATGAACACGTGGTTCGAGGTTGACACCGAGTGCAAACCAGATCGCGGACAGATCATCCTGAACTTTGGACTGCCCACGCCCTATAGCCAACTAATGAATCGGGCTAATGCCCGACAGATCCAGCCCAATGGTCTGGCCATGCCCAATCCCTACACACCCTGCGTTGGCAGTCGAATGAATCAACCATGGACGTCGCCGCGGTACAAGGCCCAACGGCTCCTTTGCGGCTCATTGAGCTCTTTGTTATGA
- the LOC131883368 gene encoding LOW QUALITY PROTEIN: max-like protein X (The sequence of the model RefSeq protein was modified relative to this genomic sequence to represent the inferred CDS: deleted 2 bases in 2 codons) — translation MFGANGGSASSGARSSSTSVSYKERRREAHTRKRNKRRDAIKKGYDYLQDLVPACQQVDSAGHKVSKATVLQKSIDYIQFVQQQKKKQEDDLSLLRKEVIALQIMRANYEQLVKSPSVAAIKPRRISCQVRSSSRRFSS, via the exons ATGTTTGGTGCAAATGGTGGATCGGCTTCAAGTGGAGCTCGTTCCTCGTCCACGTCGGTTTCGTACAAGGAACGCCGTCGCGAAGCTCACACACGCAAGCGGAAC AAGCGGAGGGATGCGATCAAGAAAGGCTACGATTACTTGCAAGATCTTGTGCCTGCTTGTCAACAAGTGGACTCCGCTG GTCATAAGGTCAGCAAGGCCACCGTCCTACAAAAGTCCATTGATTACATCCAATTTGTG CAAcagcaaaagaagaagcaagaagaCGATCTGTCCCTATTGAGAAAGGAGGTCATTGCTCTTCAGATAATGAGGGCTAATTACGAACAATTGGTCAAAAGCCCATCAGTCGCAGCCATCAAGCCTCGGAGGATTTCGTGCCAAGTGAGGTCAAGTTCCAGACGTTTCAGCTCTTAA
- the LOC131882975 gene encoding meiotic recombination protein SPO11-like isoform X2 has translation MMIQCNSPIPLKRFLMLTHFPPMVCPWTFMSHEERYQRVVGQIEGLLLSQIQNGMVQGDAPLGFTYPDYSDWSQVQYHPGYGLRPNLSASRMITTRLENRGSATKYSLIVLTLWSILELFDQDSFVTKRELYYQHINHYRSQVAVDECVKVIACMLRIPRLHLRILSTSKGLFMGNIVFHNAQGIQVIGSHATPIPQDITGISQLASDAKFILVVEKDAVFQRLADDNFAVIYQPCLVITGKGVPDLNTRQFLYHLWTHLKIPVLALMDGDPFGLEILCTYRFGSLPMTWSQELLPVPIMKWIGIFPSDIHQFSREHLKPLSKVDCAKIRSLLQRPYVEAHPELKQEILIMKDHGWKAEIEAVDSVGDFVIRQILSQHWR, from the exons atgatgattcaGTGCAACTCTCCGATTCCATTGAAACGTTTCTTGATGCTA ACTCATTTCCCCCCTATGGTCTGTCCTTGGACCTTCATGAGCCACGAGGAACGTTACCAAAGAGTGGTGGGACAAATTGAAGGGCTCTTGCtctctcaaattcaaaatggaatggtCCAAGGAGATGCACCTTTAGGTTTCACTTACCCCGATTACTCGGATTGGTCCCAAGTGCAATATCACCCTGGATATGGCTTGCGACCTAATTTAAGTGCGTCCCGAATGATAACGACACGTTTGGAGAACCGTGGATCGGCTACCAAGTATTCCTTGATAGTGCTAACCTTGTGGTCCATCTTGGAACTCTTTGACCAAGACAGTTTCGTCACCAAGCGGGAGCTCTACTACCAACATATCAACCACTATCGGTCTCAG GTCGCCGTGGATGAGTGCGTTAAGGTGATAGCCTGCATGCTTCGAATTCCTCGCCTTCATCTAAGGATCTTAAGCACTTCCAAAGGGCTTTTCATGGGCAATATTGTCTTTCACAACGCTCAAGGGATCCAAGTGATTGGATCTCATGCCACGCCAATTCCACAAGACATAACTGGTATTTCACAACTCGCCTCCGATGCCAAATTCATACTAGTCGTCGAAAAAGATGCAGTGTTCCAACGATTAGCTGATGACAATTTTGCCGTGATTTATCAACCCTGTCTCGTGATCACAGGCAAAGGGGTACCAGATTTGAATACCCGGCAGTTTTTGTACCATCTTTGGACTCATTTGAAAATCCCAGTATTGGCCCTGATGGATGGGGATCCCTTTGGCTTAGAGATCCTGTGCACTTATCGATTCGGTTCGTTACCTATGACGTGGAGCCAAGAACTTTTGCCAGTTCCGATCATGAAGTGGATTGGCATATTTCCGTCAGACATACATCAGTTTTCCCGTGAGCATCTGAAACCTTTGTCGAAAGTGGACTGTGCCAAAATAAGATCTCTTCTACAAAGACCCTACGTAGAAGCTCATCCGGAATTAAAGCAAGAAATCCTTATCATGAAAGACCATGGATGGAAAGCCGAAATCGAAGCTGTCGACTCTGTAGGGGATTTCGTGATAAGGCAAATTTTATCTCAGCATTGGCGCTAA
- the LOC131882978 gene encoding transcription initiation factor TFIID subunit 9-like, translating into MAASDNMRNEGGPTVKFENGRQHSSAHTVGPALPKDGQVMAAILKDMGILDYEAKVINQLLEYSYRYVTDVLQDAKIVSGHAKKKVIDVEDVKLAVQMYSEQNMTAPLSRELLLDAARVKNRQPLPIPRPSYGLRLPPDRHCLTACNYRMKFKPKGRTPAAGGYGKAGAAQAKMVLPQTQGGAVPFTVMKGAGGGGVNPMFKINAADPSGAPAAKFQMGVPAGAVGGNQTPAFKIQINPLPTPPSGVKRKADDMDISF; encoded by the coding sequence ATGGCGGCTAGTGACAATATGCGAAATGAGGGCGGTCCTAccgtcaagtttgaaaatgggCGGCAACACAGCAGTGCTCACACCGTGGGTCCTGCCTTGCCCAAGGATGGACAAGTGATGGCGGCCATCCTCAAGGACATGGGTATTCTCGATTATGAGGCCAAGGTGATCAATCAGTTGCTCGAGTACTCGTATCGATACGTGACCGATGTCCTTCAAGATGCCAAGATCGTGTCCGGTCATGCCAAGAAGAAGGTCATCGATGTGGAAGACGTGAAATTAGCCGTACAGATGTATTCTGAGCAAAACATGACCGCCCCGTTAAGCCGCGAGTTGCTTCTGGATGCGGCTCGAGTTAAAAACCGCCAGCCTTTACCCATTCCACGGCCATCCTACGGTCTACGGCTCCCGCCTGATCGCCATTGCTTGACCGCTTGTAACTATCGCATGAAATTCAAACCCAAAGGTCGCACGCCCGCAGCAGGGGGTTACGGCAAAGCCGGTGCCGCCCAAGCTAAAATGGTACTGCCACAAACGCAAGGTGGTGCAGTACCATTCACGGTCATGAAGGGCGCAGGGGGCGGTGGTGTCAATCCCATGTTTAAGATCAATGCGGCAGATCCGAGCGGCGCACCCGcagccaaatttcaaatgggcGTGCCTGCGGGTGCCGTTGGTGGGAACCAAACACCCGCCTTCAAGATTCAGATCAATCCTCTTCCAACCCCGCCCAGTGGGGTCAAGCGGAAGGCCGATGACATGGATATCTCGTTTTAG
- the LOC131882977 gene encoding max-like protein X, producing MASKYNSTPSQSQSLSRASSTGSLHGGVGHDNPRYPNDTRIGNNPTTDDEDSDGGSHPMNVGANGGSASSGARSSSTSVSYKERRREAHTQAEQKRRDAIKKGYDYLQDLVPACQQVDSAGGHKVSKATVLQKSIDYIQFVQQQKKKQEDDLSLLRKEVIALQIMRANYEQLVKAHQSQPSTSEDFVPSEVKFQTFQLLMDTLFQSFNDHVRMNTFSELSGCVFSWLEEHCKPQLLQDLMCNILHQVRESYEAHDGGGPQRSIQAQEAEVARGRPTSQ from the exons ATGGCTTCCAAGTATAATTCTACGCCATCGCAGTCCCAATCCTTGAGTCGCGCTAGTTCCACTGGATCCCTCCATGGAGGCGTGGGACACGACAATCCAAGATACCCCAACGATACTCGTATTGGGAATAACCCAACTACGGATGACGAGGACTCGGATGGAGGTTCGCATCCTATGAATGTTGGTGCAAATGGTGGATCGGCTTCAAGTGGAGCTCGTTCCTCGTCCACGTCGGTTTCGTACAAGGAACGCCGTCGCGAAGCTCACACGCAAGCGGAACAAAAGCGGAGGGATGCGATCAAGAAAGGCTACGATTACTTGCAAGATCTTGTGCCTGCTTGTCAACAAGTGGACTCCGCTGGAGG TCATAAGGTCAGCAAGGCCACCGTCCTACAAAAGTCCATTGATTACATCCAATTTGTGCAAcagcaaaagaagaagcaagaagaCGATCTGTCCCTATTGAGAAAGGAGGTCATTGCTCTTCAGATAATGAGGGCTAATTACGAACAATTGGTCAAAGCCCATCAGTCGCAGCCATCAACCTCGGAGGATTTCGTGCCAAGTGAGGTCAAGTTCCAGACGTTTCAGCTCTTAATGGACACGTTGTTCCAATCATTCAACGATCACGTGCGCATGAACACCTTCTCTGAGCTCTCGGGTTGTGTGTTTTCGTGGTTAGAGGAGCATTGCAAACCCCAACTACTTCAGGATCTCATGTGCAATATTCTTCATCAAGTGAGAGAGTCCTATGAGGCCCACGACGGAGGAGGGCCCCAGAGATCGATTCAGGCCCAAGAGGCAGAGGTCGCACGAGGACGACCCACGTCTCAATAA
- the LOC131882975 gene encoding meiotic recombination protein SPO11-like isoform X1, with product MAAPGSSPFHIPSSPHSDSGASLDRILGVDSECGDDDSVQLSDSIETFLDASEIEVKFAPSEHIPGTSSPIHSSNKDHSFNDSQVEIELALTDHVLGTSSPVHSSEASWPDILDALKVQTVHFQTHFPPMVCPWTFMSHEERYQRVVGQIEGLLLSQIQNGMVQGDAPLGFTYPDYSDWSQVQYHPGYGLRPNLSASRMITTRLENRGSATKYSLIVLTLWSILELFDQDSFVTKRELYYQHINHYRSQVAVDECVKVIACMLRIPRLHLRILSTSKGLFMGNIVFHNAQGIQVIGSHATPIPQDITGISQLASDAKFILVVEKDAVFQRLADDNFAVIYQPCLVITGKGVPDLNTRQFLYHLWTHLKIPVLALMDGDPFGLEILCTYRFGSLPMTWSQELLPVPIMKWIGIFPSDIHQFSREHLKPLSKVDCAKIRSLLQRPYVEAHPELKQEILIMKDHGWKAEIEAVDSVGDFVIRQILSQHWR from the exons ATGGCAGCTCCTGGTTCCTCCCCTTTTCATATCCCATCCTCGCCTCACTCTGACTCTGGAGCAAGTTTAGATCGAATATTGGGGGTCGATTCTGAGtgtggtgatgatgattcaGTGCAACTCTCCGATTCCATTGAAACGTTTCTTGATGCTAGTGAGATTGAAGTCAAGTTTGCTCCCTCCGAACACATTCCGGGCACTTCATCGCCAATCCATTCTTCTAACAAAGACCATTCATTCAATGATAGCCaggttgaaattgaacttgCCCTGACCGACCATGTTCTGGGCACTTCATCTCCGGTCCATTCTTCTGAAGCGTCTTGGCCAGACATCTTAGACGCATTAAAAGTTCAAACCGTCCACTTTCAGACTCATTTCCCCCCTATGGTCTGTCCTTGGACCTTCATGAGCCACGAGGAACGTTACCAAAGAGTGGTGGGACAAATTGAAGGGCTCTTGCtctctcaaattcaaaatggaatggtCCAAGGAGATGCACCTTTAGGTTTCACTTACCCCGATTACTCGGATTGGTCCCAAGTGCAATATCACCCTGGATATGGCTTGCGACCTAATTTAAGTGCGTCCCGAATGATAACGACACGTTTGGAGAACCGTGGATCGGCTACCAAGTATTCCTTGATAGTGCTAACCTTGTGGTCCATCTTGGAACTCTTTGACCAAGACAGTTTCGTCACCAAGCGGGAGCTCTACTACCAACATATCAACCACTATCGGTCTCAG GTCGCCGTGGATGAGTGCGTTAAGGTGATAGCCTGCATGCTTCGAATTCCTCGCCTTCATCTAAGGATCTTAAGCACTTCCAAAGGGCTTTTCATGGGCAATATTGTCTTTCACAACGCTCAAGGGATCCAAGTGATTGGATCTCATGCCACGCCAATTCCACAAGACATAACTGGTATTTCACAACTCGCCTCCGATGCCAAATTCATACTAGTCGTCGAAAAAGATGCAGTGTTCCAACGATTAGCTGATGACAATTTTGCCGTGATTTATCAACCCTGTCTCGTGATCACAGGCAAAGGGGTACCAGATTTGAATACCCGGCAGTTTTTGTACCATCTTTGGACTCATTTGAAAATCCCAGTATTGGCCCTGATGGATGGGGATCCCTTTGGCTTAGAGATCCTGTGCACTTATCGATTCGGTTCGTTACCTATGACGTGGAGCCAAGAACTTTTGCCAGTTCCGATCATGAAGTGGATTGGCATATTTCCGTCAGACATACATCAGTTTTCCCGTGAGCATCTGAAACCTTTGTCGAAAGTGGACTGTGCCAAAATAAGATCTCTTCTACAAAGACCCTACGTAGAAGCTCATCCGGAATTAAAGCAAGAAATCCTTATCATGAAAGACCATGGATGGAAAGCCGAAATCGAAGCTGTCGACTCTGTAGGGGATTTCGTGATAAGGCAAATTTTATCTCAGCATTGGCGCTAA